In a single window of the Prevotella melaninogenica genome:
- a CDS encoding 4-alpha-glucanotransferase, which produces MNIQFHIDYQTYYGQDLVLNIITGQHNGAIEASQYRMRTSDGYHWEVEVKKDAKPGTHIEYFYSILCGDNEQRKEWGIVNHRLDFDTERSLNYRVYDHWSDIPDNAYLYTSAITDCVAGKKMAKGKLNNYNKAVTLKVRAPQLGATDELYLVGAEPALGAWNVKKALKMAQYNINEWSYTLDATKLVGDQLEVKFFVKSNDSNENLVWEYSDNRTVTLPTMDEGDVVVYELTEAAFPLPAVRVAGTLVPVFSLRSETSFGIGDFGDLKKMVDWVSMTNQRALQILPINDTTITHTWTDSYPYSCISIFALHPQYADLTALPALKDKKQSEKFEKLRKELNALPQIDYERVNDAKNEYLRLLFEQEGTKVLESTAFKTFFAETESWLVPYAQYSYMRDKFGTADFSHWPDHKQWDEADRKALSNPKDKAYKEVAFFYYVQFVLSSQLKAVHEYAQAHKIILKGDIPIGVNRYGCDVWTEPRYFNLNGQAGAPPDDFSVNGQNWGFPTYNWDEMIKDGCQWWVNRFQNMAQYFDAYRIDHVLGFFRIWEIPIHSVHGLLGQFSPSLGMSREEIEGYGLHWQEELFTEPFIADWVLDRIFREHADEVRQKYVEHVWGDRYKMRSAYDTQRKVEKAFAGKTSDVDIWLRDGLYALISNVLFVRDHKDPNRFHPRICVQFDFIYESLYDSDKAIFNKLYNDYFYRRNNQFWYQEAMKKLPKLVNATRMLVCAEDLGMVPDCVAWVMNELRILSLEIQSMPKDPKVRFGHLGENPYRSVSTISTHDMATLRQWWDEDWERAQDYFNSMLHRGGPAPHPLPGWLARDIVSRHLTSPSMLCILGIQDWMSIDEELRLADPNAERINVPANPKHYWRYRMHVSIEDLMKNKAFNEQITDLIYQAGR; this is translated from the coding sequence ATGAACATACAGTTTCACATTGACTACCAGACCTACTACGGACAAGACCTTGTCCTGAATATTATCACAGGTCAACACAACGGGGCTATAGAGGCCTCACAGTACAGAATGCGCACATCTGATGGCTACCACTGGGAGGTGGAAGTGAAGAAAGATGCAAAGCCAGGAACGCATATCGAATATTTCTACAGCATTCTCTGTGGAGATAACGAACAGCGAAAAGAATGGGGTATCGTGAATCATCGTCTTGACTTTGACACAGAACGCAGTCTTAACTATCGTGTTTACGACCACTGGAGTGATATTCCAGACAATGCTTATCTCTATACTTCTGCTATCACCGATTGTGTTGCTGGCAAGAAGATGGCTAAGGGTAAACTCAATAACTATAACAAAGCTGTCACGCTGAAGGTGCGTGCACCACAGTTAGGTGCTACGGATGAGCTCTATCTTGTAGGTGCTGAGCCTGCATTAGGTGCTTGGAACGTGAAGAAGGCACTGAAGATGGCACAGTATAATATCAACGAGTGGAGCTATACCTTAGATGCTACAAAACTTGTTGGCGACCAACTTGAAGTAAAGTTCTTCGTCAAGAGCAATGATAGCAATGAGAATCTTGTATGGGAGTACAGCGACAACCGTACCGTGACATTGCCTACAATGGACGAAGGCGACGTTGTTGTTTATGAATTGACAGAGGCTGCTTTCCCACTTCCTGCCGTTCGTGTTGCAGGAACTTTGGTACCAGTGTTCTCACTCCGTTCGGAAACAAGCTTCGGTATCGGTGACTTCGGTGATTTGAAGAAGATGGTTGACTGGGTGAGTATGACCAACCAGCGTGCGCTGCAGATTCTCCCTATCAACGACACAACTATCACACACACGTGGACAGACTCTTATCCATACAGCTGTATCTCTATCTTTGCCCTCCATCCACAGTATGCTGACCTTACTGCATTACCTGCATTGAAGGACAAGAAACAGAGTGAGAAGTTCGAGAAACTACGCAAAGAGCTTAACGCACTACCACAGATTGACTATGAGCGCGTGAACGATGCGAAGAATGAATACCTCCGTCTGCTCTTTGAACAGGAAGGTACTAAGGTACTCGAAAGCACTGCTTTCAAAACCTTCTTTGCTGAAACAGAGAGTTGGCTCGTGCCTTACGCACAGTATTCTTATATGAGAGATAAGTTCGGAACAGCCGACTTCTCTCACTGGCCAGACCATAAGCAATGGGATGAGGCTGACCGCAAGGCATTGTCTAATCCTAAGGACAAGGCTTATAAAGAGGTGGCTTTCTTCTATTACGTACAGTTCGTGTTGAGCAGTCAGCTGAAGGCGGTACACGAATATGCACAGGCTCATAAGATTATCCTCAAGGGTGACATTCCTATCGGTGTTAATCGCTATGGCTGTGACGTATGGACAGAACCACGTTACTTCAACCTTAACGGGCAGGCGGGTGCTCCACCTGATGATTTCTCAGTGAATGGTCAGAACTGGGGTTTCCCTACTTACAACTGGGATGAGATGATTAAGGACGGCTGTCAGTGGTGGGTAAACCGCTTCCAGAATATGGCGCAATACTTTGATGCTTATCGCATCGACCACGTTCTCGGCTTCTTCCGTATCTGGGAGATTCCTATTCATTCGGTACACGGACTGCTTGGTCAGTTCTCTCCATCACTCGGTATGAGCCGTGAGGAGATTGAAGGCTATGGTCTACACTGGCAGGAAGAACTCTTCACTGAGCCATTCATTGCCGATTGGGTACTCGATCGCATCTTCCGTGAGCACGCTGATGAGGTAAGACAGAAGTATGTGGAACATGTATGGGGCGACAGATACAAGATGCGTTCAGCGTATGACACACAGCGAAAGGTTGAGAAAGCATTTGCTGGTAAGACCTCTGATGTTGACATCTGGCTGCGTGACGGACTTTACGCATTAATCAGCAATGTTCTCTTCGTTCGTGACCATAAGGATCCAAACCGCTTCCATCCACGTATCTGCGTACAGTTCGACTTTATTTATGAGAGTCTCTACGATAGCGATAAGGCTATATTCAATAAGCTTTACAACGATTACTTCTATCGTCGTAATAACCAGTTCTGGTATCAGGAGGCTATGAAGAAGTTGCCTAAGTTGGTGAATGCGACTCGTATGCTTGTCTGTGCAGAGGACTTGGGAATGGTTCCTGATTGCGTAGCATGGGTGATGAATGAGCTACGTATTCTCAGCCTTGAGATTCAGAGTATGCCAAAGGATCCAAAGGTACGCTTCGGTCATCTTGGTGAGAACCCTTACCGCAGTGTTAGCACCATCTCTACTCACGACATGGCAACGCTACGTCAGTGGTGGGATGAAGACTGGGAACGTGCGCAGGATTACTTCAATAGTATGTTACATCGTGGTGGTCCAGCACCTCACCCACTACCAGGTTGGTTGGCAAGAGACATCGTAAGCCGTCACCTTACATCACCAAGTATGCTCTGTATCCTCGGTATTCAGGACTGGATGAGCATCGACGAGGAATTGCGTTTGGCTGACCCTAATGCTGAGCGTATCAATGTTCCTGCCAATCCAAAGCATTACTGGCGTTACCGTATGCACGTTAGCATTGAGGACTTGATGAAGAATAAGGCTTTCAATGAGCAGATAACAGACCTTATCTATCAGGCGGGTCGATAA
- a CDS encoding SLC45 family MFS transporter produces the protein MKQKPNLSFWQLWNLSFGFFGVQIAYALQSANISRIFATLGADPHNLSYFWILPPLMGIVVQPIVGSLSDKTWTRFGRRIPYLFVGAAMSVLVMCLLPNAGSLGMAVSTAMVFGLVSLMFLDTSINMAMQPFKMLVGDMVNEKQKTLAYSIQSFLCNAGSIAGYVFPFFFTFLGISNQAPSGVVPDSVVYSFYIGAAILILCVIFTTAKVKEMPPKEYAEYHSVKNTENESKANLLTLLKNAPSTFWKVGLVQFFCWFAFMYMWTYTNGTVAANCWGVDMLAHDATMTKGYQEAGNWVGILFAVQAIGSVLWAMVLPQFKNTKLAYSFSLILGAAGFILAAFVHDQYVMFIPFLLIGCAWAAILAMPFTLVTNALEGYGHLGTYLGLFNGTICIPQIIAAAIGGVLLQMVGSVQSNMMIVAGVSLILGAMSVGFIKVRRPAEQG, from the coding sequence ATGAAACAAAAACCTAACTTAAGCTTCTGGCAACTTTGGAATCTCAGCTTTGGATTCTTTGGAGTGCAGATTGCGTACGCGCTGCAGAGTGCCAACATCTCACGCATCTTCGCAACATTAGGTGCTGACCCTCACAATCTTAGCTACTTCTGGATACTCCCTCCATTGATGGGTATCGTCGTACAACCGATTGTTGGTTCGCTCTCAGACAAGACGTGGACACGCTTCGGACGTCGCATTCCTTACCTCTTCGTAGGTGCAGCCATGTCTGTTCTCGTGATGTGTCTGCTGCCGAATGCGGGCTCTTTAGGTATGGCAGTTTCAACGGCTATGGTATTTGGACTTGTCTCATTGATGTTCCTCGACACAAGTATCAATATGGCTATGCAACCCTTTAAGATGTTGGTGGGAGATATGGTCAACGAAAAACAGAAGACACTCGCCTACTCTATTCAGAGTTTCCTCTGCAATGCAGGCTCTATCGCCGGCTACGTCTTCCCATTCTTCTTCACCTTCTTAGGTATCTCTAACCAAGCTCCATCGGGTGTAGTACCAGACTCTGTGGTCTATTCTTTCTATATTGGTGCAGCCATCCTCATCCTCTGTGTTATCTTTACCACAGCCAAGGTAAAGGAGATGCCACCAAAGGAGTACGCTGAATACCATAGCGTTAAGAATACAGAGAACGAATCAAAGGCAAACTTACTCACACTTCTTAAGAACGCTCCATCTACCTTCTGGAAAGTCGGTTTGGTACAGTTCTTCTGCTGGTTCGCCTTTATGTATATGTGGACTTATACCAATGGAACCGTAGCAGCTAACTGTTGGGGCGTAGATATGCTTGCACATGATGCAACGATGACAAAGGGCTATCAAGAAGCAGGCAACTGGGTAGGTATTCTCTTTGCTGTACAAGCTATTGGCTCAGTGCTGTGGGCAATGGTTCTTCCACAGTTCAAGAACACCAAACTCGCATACTCCTTCTCGCTTATCTTAGGTGCAGCAGGCTTTATCCTCGCAGCCTTCGTACACGACCAGTATGTTATGTTCATCCCATTCCTCCTCATTGGATGCGCTTGGGCGGCGATATTGGCAATGCCATTCACCTTAGTGACCAATGCGCTCGAGGGTTATGGCCACTTGGGAACTTATCTTGGCTTGTTCAACGGAACCATCTGTATCCCACAGATTATTGCTGCGGCTATTGGCGGAGTACTACTCCAGATGGTTGGCTCCGTACAAAGTAATATGATGATTGTAGCAGGCGTTTCCCTTATCCTCGGTGCAATGTCCGTTGGATTCATAAAGGTACGCCGTCCTGCAGAGCAAGGGTAA
- a CDS encoding SusC/RagA family TonB-linked outer membrane protein, with protein MKQVKCKFPVRILTLLLGLFLSVSAFAQSTITGQVKDATGEPVIGASVLINGTGNGTVTDLDGNFSINVQPGATLTISYIGFQKQQVAATNGMVITLQEDQAQQMNEVVVIGYGAVKKSDLTGSVTALKPDSKNKGLVVNAQDMLAGKVAGVSVTNDGGTPGGGANIRIRGGSSLNASNSPLIVIDGVAMDQTGVKGVSNPLSLVNPQDIESFNVLKDASATAIYGSRGSNGVIIITTKKGRRGLQVSYNGSFTVSRNSKNLDVLSADEYRSLIANKFGTDLYTLDSNGNQVPTAYSRLGKANTNWQNEIFRTAISHDHNVAVSGQVANWLPYRVSAGYTNQQGIIKTSNFERFTGALTLNPSFLNDHLKVTLNAKGMWTKNRFADGEAIKAARQFDPTQPVYASGYDNFAGYYQWLDDGTALNDSSWPKTYYLLATKNPVSILNLKNDRAISRDFLGSADFDYKVHGFEDLRLHVTAGIDVAKGRQVTDVDPASPQAIYYGSYGWESQLKRNMQLSAYAQYYHDFNDKAKNHFDIMAGYEWAHFWHNTKNAYWSYYPSTNSDATLAGKQRNYAPYYYATENYLVSFFGRANWSLMDGRYMVTATVRNDGSSRFKEHWATFPSFAFAWRINEENLFKQIDWLSDLKLRLSWGMTGQQEGIGDYNYFAIYEMNKGNESTYPISGDGSLARPKAYDPNLKWETTTSYNVGLDWGILKQRLTGSVDWYYRKTTDLLNSATVPAGSNFRNQVMSNIGSMYNMGVETSLHWLAVNAKDFNWTMDYNFTYNYNKITNLNGGNDPDYFVPTGGISAGTGGNIQAQHVGNAVNSFHVFQQAYDQNGKPLEGVVVDRNSDGKITDADKYYYKAPAAPVTMGFASRFEYRNWDLGFALRASLGNYVYNDAFASTSNMSNSEIYAKSKFLVNRPKDVVADNWLSTETTSTQTDYWVQNASFLKMDNVTLGYSFANLLKQGSWNGLTGRVYGTVNNVFCLTKYKGLDPEVFNGIDNNLYPRPISFILGLNLNF; from the coding sequence ATGAAGCAGGTAAAATGCAAATTTCCTGTTAGGATTTTGACTCTATTGTTGGGTCTATTCCTTTCAGTCAGTGCCTTTGCGCAGTCTACGATTACTGGACAGGTGAAGGATGCTACTGGCGAGCCAGTTATTGGTGCCTCTGTCCTTATTAATGGGACAGGTAATGGTACTGTGACCGACCTTGATGGTAACTTCTCTATCAACGTACAGCCGGGTGCTACGTTGACAATCTCTTACATTGGTTTCCAGAAACAACAAGTGGCTGCAACCAATGGTATGGTAATTACACTTCAGGAAGACCAAGCACAGCAGATGAATGAGGTTGTTGTTATTGGTTATGGTGCTGTTAAGAAGAGTGACCTTACGGGTTCTGTGACAGCCTTGAAGCCAGATAGCAAGAACAAAGGTCTTGTTGTTAATGCACAGGATATGCTCGCTGGTAAGGTTGCTGGTGTGAGTGTAACAAACGATGGTGGTACTCCTGGTGGTGGTGCTAACATCCGTATTCGTGGTGGTTCTTCTTTGAACGCATCTAACAGTCCATTGATTGTGATTGATGGTGTGGCTATGGACCAGACAGGTGTTAAGGGTGTGAGCAATCCTTTGTCACTTGTAAACCCACAAGATATTGAGTCTTTCAACGTTTTGAAGGATGCTTCTGCTACTGCAATCTATGGTTCTCGTGGTTCAAATGGTGTTATCATCATTACAACTAAGAAGGGACGTCGTGGCTTGCAGGTTTCTTATAATGGTAGCTTTACCGTTAGTAGGAATTCTAAGAATCTTGATGTCTTGTCTGCTGATGAGTATCGTAGCCTCATAGCAAACAAGTTTGGTACTGATCTTTATACCCTTGATTCTAATGGTAATCAAGTTCCAACAGCTTATTCACGCCTTGGTAAGGCTAATACTAATTGGCAGAACGAAATCTTCCGTACTGCTATAAGCCATGATCATAACGTAGCTGTTTCTGGTCAGGTTGCTAACTGGTTGCCTTATCGTGTTAGTGCAGGCTACACAAACCAGCAGGGTATCATTAAGACTTCTAACTTTGAGCGTTTCACAGGAGCGTTGACATTGAACCCTTCTTTCTTGAATGACCATTTGAAGGTTACGTTGAATGCAAAGGGAATGTGGACAAAGAACCGCTTTGCTGATGGTGAGGCTATCAAGGCAGCACGTCAGTTTGACCCAACACAGCCAGTCTATGCGTCTGGTTATGACAACTTCGCAGGCTACTACCAGTGGCTTGATGATGGTACAGCTCTCAATGATAGTAGCTGGCCAAAGACCTACTATTTATTGGCAACAAAGAACCCTGTGTCTATTCTTAACCTGAAGAACGACCGTGCTATCAGCCGCGACTTCCTCGGTAGTGCAGATTTCGACTATAAGGTTCATGGTTTTGAAGACCTCCGTCTTCACGTTACAGCGGGTATTGATGTAGCTAAGGGACGTCAGGTAACAGATGTTGATCCTGCTTCTCCACAGGCAATCTATTATGGCTCATACGGTTGGGAATCGCAGTTGAAACGTAACATGCAGCTCTCTGCATACGCTCAGTACTACCACGATTTCAATGATAAAGCAAAGAATCACTTCGATATCATGGCTGGTTATGAGTGGGCACATTTCTGGCATAACACTAAGAATGCTTATTGGAGTTATTATCCATCAACAAACAGTGATGCAACTCTTGCAGGCAAACAACGCAATTATGCACCTTATTACTATGCGACAGAGAACTACCTCGTATCTTTCTTCGGTCGTGCAAACTGGTCTTTGATGGATGGTCGTTATATGGTAACTGCAACCGTACGTAATGATGGTTCTTCACGTTTCAAGGAGCATTGGGCAACATTCCCATCATTTGCTTTCGCATGGCGTATCAATGAAGAGAACCTTTTCAAGCAGATTGACTGGTTGTCAGACTTGAAGCTTCGTCTCAGCTGGGGTATGACTGGTCAGCAGGAAGGTATCGGCGACTACAATTACTTTGCGATATACGAAATGAATAAAGGTAATGAATCTACCTATCCAATCTCTGGTGATGGTTCTTTGGCTCGTCCAAAGGCATACGATCCAAACTTGAAGTGGGAAACTACTACCTCTTATAATGTAGGACTTGATTGGGGTATTCTCAAGCAGCGCCTCACTGGTAGCGTTGATTGGTACTACCGTAAGACCACCGACTTGCTCAATAGTGCAACCGTACCTGCTGGTTCTAACTTCCGTAATCAGGTAATGAGCAACATCGGTTCTATGTATAATATGGGTGTTGAAACAAGTCTCCACTGGTTGGCTGTGAACGCTAAGGACTTCAACTGGACAATGGATTATAACTTCACCTATAACTATAATAAGATTACTAACCTTAATGGTGGTAACGATCCAGACTACTTCGTACCAACAGGTGGTATTTCTGCCGGTACAGGTGGTAACATTCAGGCACAGCACGTAGGTAATGCTGTTAACTCTTTCCACGTATTCCAGCAGGCATACGACCAGAATGGTAAGCCATTGGAAGGTGTAGTTGTTGACCGCAATAGCGATGGTAAGATTACTGATGCTGATAAGTATTACTACAAGGCACCTGCAGCACCAGTAACAATGGGCTTTGCTTCACGTTTTGAATATCGCAACTGGGACCTTGGTTTCGCACTCCGTGCAAGTCTTGGTAACTATGTTTACAATGATGCTTTTGCAAGCACTTCTAATATGTCTAACTCAGAAATCTATGCAAAGAGCAAGTTCCTTGTGAACCGTCCTAAGGACGTAGTGGCTGACAACTGGTTGTCAACAGAGACTACATCTACACAGACAGACTACTGGGTACAGAATGCTTCATTCTTGAAGATGGATAACGTGACCTTGGGTTATAGCTTCGCTAACCTTCTCAAGCAGGGTTCATGGAATGGTCTTACTGGTCGTGTTTATGGAACTGTGAATAACGTGTTCTGCCTTACTAAGTATAAGGGTCTCGATCCAGAGGTGTTCAATGGTATTGATAACAACCTCTACCCACGTCCAATCTCATTCATCTTGGGTTTGAACCTGAATTTCTAA
- the pulA gene encoding type I pullulanase gives MKIKYKLAASVAAFIFSQNATAQQRFNEMSYSPSETTFRLNAPSKPTLRLYEAGRGGKAYKKVKLTPSGDNTWTATVKGDLKGKFYTFDIGHGETPGVFAKAVGCNGGRGAVVDMKETNPTGWESDRRVPTKSPADLIIYELHHRDFSIDNSSGLMHKGKYLALTEQKAIDHLKKLGINAVHILPSFDFASVDESKPDVPQYNWGYDPLNYNVPEGSYSYDANLPTRRITEFKQMVQALHKAGIRVILDVVYNHTFDLANSNFERTYPKAYYRYKADGTPSDGSGCGNETASERPLMRDYMLESMKYWVNEYHIDGFRVDLMGVHDIQTMNEIRRELNAIDPEIFVYGEGWSAGTCAYPHEKLAMKAAVPQMPGIAAFSDDIRDALRGPFSDDHKPGFLGGVTGLEESLKAGIAGMIEHPQVDYSKVNYSKKPYALEPTQMISYVSCHDDLCLVDRLKASIPEAEYDENELIRLNELAQTAIFTSQGVPFMLSGEEMLRNKKGVHNSYNSPDSINHLDWNNLKTYPQVFNYYSGLINLRKAHPAFRLGKADLVRKHLEFLPVQDCLVAFRLKDHAGGDKWKNIYVILNANKELRTVNIPKGQYTIVCANGEVNEAGLGKMEGGEVMVDAQSALILHD, from the coding sequence ATGAAAATAAAATATAAACTTGCAGCATCTGTTGCTGCTTTCATATTCTCACAGAACGCTACTGCTCAGCAGCGATTCAACGAGATGTCCTATTCTCCGAGTGAGACAACCTTCCGCCTCAATGCTCCCTCTAAACCAACGCTCCGCCTTTATGAGGCAGGACGAGGTGGAAAAGCCTACAAGAAGGTGAAACTTACACCAAGTGGAGACAACACTTGGACTGCTACTGTGAAGGGAGATCTCAAAGGTAAGTTCTATACCTTCGATATCGGACACGGCGAGACACCGGGTGTCTTTGCCAAAGCGGTAGGTTGTAATGGCGGTCGTGGTGCCGTTGTTGACATGAAGGAGACTAACCCAACGGGCTGGGAGAGCGATCGTCGTGTACCGACTAAGAGTCCGGCAGATCTCATTATCTATGAGTTGCACCATCGTGACTTCTCTATTGATAACTCATCGGGCTTAATGCACAAGGGTAAATACCTTGCCTTGACAGAGCAGAAGGCTATTGACCACTTGAAGAAGTTGGGTATTAATGCTGTACATATCCTCCCTTCGTTCGATTTTGCATCAGTAGATGAATCCAAGCCAGACGTTCCACAGTATAATTGGGGATATGACCCATTGAACTACAATGTACCAGAGGGAAGCTATTCATACGATGCTAATCTGCCAACTCGTCGTATCACGGAGTTCAAACAGATGGTACAAGCATTGCACAAAGCGGGTATCAGAGTTATCCTCGACGTTGTTTACAACCATACTTTCGACCTCGCAAATAGCAACTTTGAGCGTACTTATCCTAAGGCTTACTACCGATACAAAGCTGATGGTACACCATCAGATGGCTCAGGGTGTGGCAATGAGACAGCAAGTGAGCGTCCTTTGATGCGCGATTATATGCTGGAGTCAATGAAGTATTGGGTAAATGAATATCATATTGATGGCTTCCGTGTAGACCTTATGGGCGTACATGACATTCAAACCATGAACGAAATCCGTCGTGAACTCAATGCTATCGACCCTGAGATATTCGTTTATGGAGAGGGTTGGAGTGCTGGTACCTGTGCTTACCCACATGAGAAGTTGGCTATGAAGGCTGCTGTTCCACAGATGCCGGGCATTGCTGCTTTCTCTGATGATATTCGTGATGCCTTGCGTGGACCCTTCTCTGACGACCATAAGCCCGGTTTCCTTGGTGGTGTTACAGGCTTGGAAGAGAGTCTAAAAGCGGGTATCGCAGGTATGATTGAGCATCCACAGGTAGATTACTCAAAGGTAAATTATTCTAAGAAACCATACGCTCTTGAGCCTACTCAGATGATTTCTTACGTCAGCTGTCACGATGATTTGTGTCTTGTTGACCGTCTGAAGGCTTCTATTCCAGAGGCTGAATACGACGAGAATGAGCTGATTCGTCTGAATGAACTTGCCCAAACAGCTATCTTCACATCACAGGGTGTACCTTTCATGCTCTCTGGTGAGGAGATGCTTCGTAACAAGAAAGGAGTGCATAACTCGTATAATTCACCTGATAGTATCAATCACCTCGACTGGAATAACCTCAAGACTTATCCACAGGTATTCAACTATTACAGTGGACTCATCAACCTTCGCAAGGCACACCCAGCCTTCCGATTGGGCAAAGCCGACCTCGTTCGCAAGCATCTTGAGTTCCTTCCTGTACAGGACTGTTTGGTTGCTTTCCGTCTAAAAGACCACGCTGGTGGTGACAAGTGGAAGAACATCTACGTCATCCTCAACGCCAACAAGGAGCTTCGCACCGTAAACATCCCTAAGGGTCAGTACACTATCGTATGTGCAAATGGTGAAGTGAATGAGGCTGGATTAGGCAAGATGGAAGGTGGTGAGGTAATGGTTGATGCCCAGTCAGCCCTTATCTTGCATGATTAA
- a CDS encoding LacI family DNA-binding transcriptional regulator has translation MSDSTNITMKDIARDLGVSVATVSRALKDSPRISAEKREAIKKYAQEHNFYPNLLAESLRKSKVQPIKVIGVIIPQLDHFYFSSILSGIEEEASSRGYRIMVAQSRENYEDEVKICRAFSESKVCGIIVSQAKNTTKYDHFQTLIDKSMPLVFYDRISTGVNASRVVVDDYMGAFSAVTHLINTGCKRIAYYGTSLTMQIAKNRYNGYLDALLKNGMQPNEQLIKNCDNRSEAELITPSIMRLPEPPDAFFAVNDDTAIGILYSCKRLGFRVPEDISICGFTNGQRAIACDPMLTTVEQRGIRVGEEAASILIDQVEGRLPKNRVEKRVVRTRLIIRGTTR, from the coding sequence ATGAGTGACTCAACCAACATAACAATGAAGGATATAGCCCGAGACCTTGGTGTTTCGGTCGCTACCGTCTCTCGTGCACTCAAAGACAGTCCTCGTATCTCTGCAGAAAAGCGTGAGGCAATAAAGAAGTATGCACAAGAACATAACTTCTATCCTAACCTTCTTGCTGAGAGTCTGCGCAAAAGTAAGGTACAACCGATTAAGGTTATCGGTGTTATCATTCCACAGCTTGACCATTTCTACTTCTCATCTATTCTTTCTGGTATCGAAGAAGAGGCTTCCTCACGTGGCTATCGAATTATGGTTGCACAGAGCCGAGAGAACTATGAGGACGAAGTGAAAATCTGTCGAGCATTTTCGGAGAGTAAGGTTTGTGGCATCATCGTTTCTCAAGCGAAGAATACCACCAAATACGACCATTTCCAAACACTCATAGATAAGAGTATGCCTTTGGTTTTCTACGATCGTATCAGTACGGGTGTCAATGCAAGCCGAGTAGTTGTTGATGACTACATGGGTGCTTTCTCTGCCGTCACACACCTTATTAATACTGGTTGCAAGCGTATTGCATATTACGGCACTTCGTTAACAATGCAAATCGCAAAGAACCGTTATAATGGATATCTTGATGCCTTACTGAAGAATGGTATGCAACCTAACGAGCAACTGATAAAGAACTGCGACAACAGATCAGAAGCCGAGCTTATCACGCCAAGCATAATGCGACTTCCCGAACCACCAGATGCCTTCTTTGCCGTCAATGATGATACGGCTATCGGTATTCTTTATTCCTGCAAACGATTAGGTTTCCGTGTTCCAGAAGACATCTCTATCTGTGGCTTCACTAATGGACAACGTGCCATTGCCTGCGATCCAATGCTGACAACTGTGGAACAAAGAGGAATTCGCGTTGGTGAAGAGGCTGCAAGTATTCTTATCGACCAAGTAGAAGGAAGACTTCCTAAAAATCGAGTTGAGAAACGTGTGGTAAGGACAAGGCTGATTATCAGAGGGACAACGAGATAA